The region CGATGAAGCCGACCCCGAGGCCGTCCAGGTGCCGCGCGATGGCCAGCTTGTCGGCGACGCTCAGGTTGAGCCCCTCCTGCTGGGCCCCGTCCCGGAGCGTCGTGTCGTACACGTGGAAGCGGTCGTCGGCCATCTCTGTGTCTCCTTCGCGGGTCGCGGGTCGCCGCGCGTTCTGTTCACCGGGCTGTGTTCGCCGAGCTGTGTTCGCCGAGCTGTGTTCACGGGCTCGTGTTCACCGGTGCGGGGCCCAAACAAAAAGACCCCTCACGGACGTGAGAGGTCTGCGCGCCGGCGATGTCCTTCAGCCGGCGCGCCTGCCGATAATGAGCAGACCGTTGTTCATGGTGCTCAGCAGTTTGCCACAGCCGGTGGCCCTCTGGCACATCGATCTCATCTTACGAGATGTGCGCGAGTGTCCGCCCAGCTCAGCGGGCCACAGCTTAGAGTGATCACTATGAAGGCCGCCGAATTCATCGCACCCGCCGTCGCCGAGTACGCCGCCGCGCACACCACGCCGCCCGACGCCCTGCTCGCCGAACTGGCGGAGGAGACCCGCAGGCTGATGGGCGACCGCAGCACCATGCAGATCGCCCCGGAGCAGGGCACCCTGCTCACCCTGCTGGTCCAGATCAGCGGCGCCCGGCTGGCCGTCGAGGTGGGGACCTTCACCGGATACTCCTCCGTCTGCATCGCCAGGGGGCTGCCCGCCGACGGCCGGCTGATCGCCTGCGACGTGAGCGAGGAGTGGACCGACGTGGCCCGGCGCTACTGGGCGAGGGCGGGCCTCGGCAGCCGCATCGAACTGCGCCTCGGCCCGGCCGCCGACACGCTGCGGGCGATGCCTCCGGACGAGCACGTCGACTTCGCCTTCATCGACGCCGACAAGGCGGGTTACCCCGTCTACTACGAGGAGGTCCTGACCCGGCTGCGGCCCGGCGGCCTGATCGCGGTGGACAACACGCTCCAGCACGGCGCGATCATCGACCCCGCCGCCGGGGGCAACGTCCCGGTCATGCGGGAGTTCAACGACCTCGTCGCACGTGACGACAGGGTCACCAGCGTGCTGCTGTCCGTCGCCGACGGGCTCACCCTCGTCAGGAAGAACTGAGCCGCGGCGTCCGGCCGCGCCACGGCAATGATGGAGTAATAACCCGCCATGAAGGCGCCGGACTCATGATCGGCGTTCCGCTGACGAGTACGCTCGCGAATCGGTTCTT is a window of Microbispora sp. NBC_01189 DNA encoding:
- a CDS encoding O-methyltransferase — protein: MKAAEFIAPAVAEYAAAHTTPPDALLAELAEETRRLMGDRSTMQIAPEQGTLLTLLVQISGARLAVEVGTFTGYSSVCIARGLPADGRLIACDVSEEWTDVARRYWARAGLGSRIELRLGPAADTLRAMPPDEHVDFAFIDADKAGYPVYYEEVLTRLRPGGLIAVDNTLQHGAIIDPAAGGNVPVMREFNDLVARDDRVTSVLLSVADGLTLVRKN